From a region of the Candidatus Neomarinimicrobiota bacterium genome:
- a CDS encoding MarR family transcriptional regulator: MTKLEHSMGFLLVRAARGMKRALDNELSDIGITASQHAVLSALAYKDGLSLTQIARRVFLDNPATTGLVDRLERDGLVERHRVSSDRRVINIYLTTKGKSILNTIDGIATNLDMDVMSVLSHTERKTLRSMLNRIWDRANGQKESV, from the coding sequence ATGACCAAGCTTGAACACAGTATGGGCTTTCTTCTGGTCCGGGCAGCCCGCGGGATGAAGCGTGCCCTGGACAATGAACTTTCGGATATAGGTATCACAGCGTCACAGCACGCCGTCTTAAGTGCTCTTGCTTACAAAGATGGATTGTCTCTCACTCAGATCGCCAGGAGAGTCTTTCTTGATAACCCGGCCACCACAGGCCTAGTGGATCGTCTGGAGAGGGACGGTCTGGTGGAGCGGCATCGAGTCTCCTCGGATCGGCGGGTGATTAACATATATCTGACAACAAAAGGGAAAAGTATCCTGAATACCATAGACGGAATCGCCACGAATCTCGATATGGACGTTATGAGCGTTCTTTCCCACACAGAAAGGAAGACCCTTAGGAGTATGTTGAACCGCATATGGGATAGGGCCA